The DNA region CCATGGTGGATCAGGTCGACGGAACGCAGCACGGCCGCGTCGAAGCGCTCTGGGTGAAGCGGGCGCATCGCGGCCCGATGGACGAGGCGCGGGAGGTGACCTTCGTGGAAGGCCAGGGCGTGCTCGGCAGCGCCGATCGGTCGCGCTTCCGGCAGGTCACGCTGATCAGCGAGGAGCGCTGGCGGCGTGTCGAGTCGACGCTGGGCTGGGTGCCCGACCCCTCGGTGCGGCGCGCCAACGTGATGGTCGGCGGCATCGTCCTCGACCTGCGTCGCGGCGACATCCTGTGCCTGGGGGAGGCGCGCGTGCGCATCAAGGGCGAGACGCGTCCCTGCGAACGCATGGAC from Luteitalea sp. TBR-22 includes:
- a CDS encoding MOSC domain-containing protein — its product is MVDQVDGTQHGRVEALWVKRAHRGPMDEAREVTFVEGQGVLGSADRSRFRQVTLISEERWRRVESTLGWVPDPSVRRANVMVGGIVLDLRRGDILCLGEARVRIKGETRPCERMDEAADGLRAALAADLGGGVYGEVVTGGVVRVGDPVRWEATGQPTLELQA